Within the Naumovozyma castellii chromosome 1, complete genome genome, the region tatatatatatatataatattcaatactTGGAACAATAAAATTGGAACAATTCATATAAAATTACATCcatataaaaataaatactAATCTTTTATAATATGGATATCATACCCAGTTTCACCAGGTTGTTCCAAACCTTCCTTTAATGTACAACCTGGAAGATTGTAATCACCGAAATTTTGCTTTCTATAATTAATTGGTTTGATggtttcaatattcttcaaagtttCCCTCAATTTCTTTGCCTCATTTTGAAAGACTTCCTCTGTAGCAGAGTCTGTCTTATAAGTTACAAATGGAGGTAAGACAGTCATACCTgtgaaaaacaaaagacCATGATTAATTGTGAACAAGACATCATTAATTGGACCATTGATACCTCTTGCACTGTAATGCTCAACAGTTCCCCCGACAGTGGTAATGATCATTGCCTTTTTACCAGTAAGAACACCTTCACCATAACGATCACCGAAATGGGTGTCGGTGTATTCACCAGTACCATACCCAAACCCCAAACTAAACACCCTTTCTACCCAACCTTTCAGGAGGCAGGCATACCGAACCACCAAACTGGGAATTGTAAAATTAACAAATCTGCccatttgatttttttcttgttcttcaacaacATCCAAAGTCAATTTATTTCCATAGAAGGCCTTAGCAGAAGCAGCAGCCACTTGCAATCTTGTACCCTTTTCATGAGTGGCAGgaaaatcatcttcatcaatttgtGGTTTCCAGTGTTGTTTGTATAAATCGGACACTTTGACTTCGTGACCTTGGGATTTGAGCTGA harbors:
- the NCAS0A06960 gene encoding NAD(P)H-dependent oxidoreductase, translated to MKVFIVFAHPEEKSFNGSLLKETVAQLKSQGHEVKVSDLYKQHWKPQIDEDDFPATHEKGTRLQVAAASAKAFYGNKLTLDVVEEQEKNQMGRFVNFTIPSLVVRYACLLKGWVERVFSLGFGYGTGEYTDTHFGDRYGEGVLTGKKAMIITTVGGTVEHYSARGINGPINDVLFTINHGLLFFTGMTVLPPFVTYKTDSATEEVFQNEAKKLRETLKNIETIKPINYRKQNFGDYNLPGCTLKEGLEQPGETGYDIHIIKD